The Oncorhynchus masou masou isolate Uvic2021 chromosome 14, UVic_Omas_1.1, whole genome shotgun sequence region cctgttcacccgcgACTGCGCGgcaatgcacgcctccaactcaatcatcaagtttgcggacgacacaacagtggtaggcttgattaccaacaacgacgagacggcctacagggaggaggtgagggtcctcggagtgtggtgtcaggtcaataacctcacactcaacgtcaacaaaactaaggagatgattgtggactttaggaaacagcagagggaacacccccctatccacatcgatggaacagtagtggagagggtagtaagttttaagttcctcggcatacacatcacagacaaactgaattggtccactcacacagacagcatcgtgaagaaggcgcagcagcgcctcttcaacctcaggaggctgaaaaaatttggcttgtcaccaaaagcactcacaaacttctacagatgcacaatcgagagcatcctggcgggctgtatcaccgcctggtacggcaactgctccgcccacaaccgtaaggctctccagaaggtagtgaggtctgcacaacgtatcaccggtggcaaactacctgcccccaaggacatctacaccacccgatgttacaggaaggccacaaagatcatcaaggataacacccacccgagccactgcctgttcaccccgctatcatccagaaggcgaggtcagtacaggtgcatcaaagctgggaccgagagattgaaaacagcttctatctcaaggccatcagactgttaaacagcaaccactaacattgagtggctactgccaacacactgactcaactccagccacttcaataatgggaattgatgggaaaggatgtaaaatatatcactagccactttaaacaatgctacctaatataatgtttacataccctacattattcatctcaaatgtatatgtatatactgtactctatattatctactgcatctttatgtaatacatgtatcactagccactttaactatgccactttgtttacatactcatctcatatgtatatactgtactcgataccatgtactgtatcttgcctatgctgctctgcaccatcactcattcatatctttatgtacatattctttatccccttacactgtgtataagaaattagttttggaattgttagttagattacttgttggttattactgcattatcggaactggaagcacaagcatttcgctacactcgcattaacatctgctaaccatgtgtatgtgacaaataaaatttgatttgatttgtaatcaTTTATAAAAATTGGTACATATAATGAATGTTAAGTACTTTACCTGGACGTTCTCCCGGAGGTCTGTGGCTTCCCTCAGAGGCTGGGTGGATGCTCTGAAGAGCTCGTCTACCACCTTGATACCGGTGGTCTTGCTGGAGGTGTACTCACGAGTCTTCTTGCCCTTCCTCACCGACAGGCCTCTCTTGTGGGCCTTGCCCCCTCCCCTTCTGTTGGTGATGGCCACATGTACGAACAGGGTACAGTTTGGTAGGAACTCCCCCGTCAGCGACTGCAAGGGGACATGCCTGTAGCCCGGTTGCAGACATTCAAAGGGGATTGTGTACTGGCCGATGAACTCGTCTCCGATGTAGTCGTCGTCCAGCACTACGAAGCGTAGCACCGCCAACTCCGGTAGGTTGATCTGGAACTCAAAGCTCTCGTCGAAGACGGGGTTGTCTCCGTTTTGAGAGACTGTCTTAGTCCTCTGCTCGGCGCAGTCAGCCGGGATGCCGTGGATCTCCGCATAGATGTAGGGTTCCACCACGTCTCCCTTTGCAGCGGAGCCCCTGGGCTTGGGCAGGTTCTGTCCGCTGATCACCTTGATGTGGAGAAGCTGGGCGGACACCCCTGGTAGGGATTCCCTGGCGTTGGCGCTGAAGTATGACACCTCCTCCCTCATGATGGCTGGCCGCAACACGTAGCCACAGTTCCCGTTCTGCCTGAACCATCCCAGGTTGAGGTCCATCATCAGGCCCGGGGTCTGGTAGTTCATGGCTACAATCTGGCAACCACACTTCCAGAAGTCCTGGGGATTCATGTTACTGGCGTCGATCCGCATTGGAGTGGGGTAGACCCTGGAGAGAAAGCGCTTGTTGTAGCACACAAAGTCCTCGGGGAACTCGTTGGCGAACTTGTTGGCGTCGACCTCATTGAAAGAGCACATCTCCCAGTATTTCTGATCCCTCTTGGAGATGTCAAAGTCCCTGAACTGCACTGACTTACAGAGGGAGACCAGGTCTGACAGTTCCTTACACAGCCCCAGCCGTTTGCAGCCAAGGCCGTTGAGATGGTCCTTATCATCTGCCCCCACCCTCGTGGACATCTCCAGACCCTCCTCCTCATCAGTCACCTCCCCCTCTGACTCGGGGTAGTTTGGGGGCAGCCGCTTGCCCTTCAGCAGGATCTTACCCTTGAGTTCCTCTGGGGAAGGTAGGTAGTGGTCCTCTGAGCTGGGGGAATCCAAGTACAGCTTGTCTCCAAGGATCTTCTTCATGTGCTGGGCCATGACCCTCTGCTGTGGGATGCAGCAGTGTGTCACTAGGCAGAGGATGAGGGGGTACTCAGAGCTCTCAAATGCATACTGGTTTATAATATCCAAGACCTTGCAGAGGGCTAGCTGAGATGCCACCGAGTTCCCCACGTACACCACAGGTTCGTTGTCCGGGCCGTCCCACACAATGACCTCCAGGCTGCGGCAGCCCATCTTCAGGGCCCGGATGTAGCTGCTGATGTCGGAGGAGCCCCAGAAGTGGTCCTCGAGGAGGGAGGCGTTGTGCGAAGAGTTGATGTAGTAGTGGGAGAGCGGCTGGCTCATGTCCTGACACACCCGCTTGTGCTGGGGGTCGAAAATGTGACActctgaggagaggaggtagtgtgTGAAGCCATCAATGGAGAGGCTGGCCTTCTCCCGGCCCTCGGCGGACGGCTCGTACTTCTGGACAATGCCCCGGCACATGTCCTCCGTCACGCCCTCCATGCCCTGCTCCACCTCCACAAACAGCATCAGGTCCTTGCTGTCCAGGTACTCCTTGTTGCTGGAGAACTGCACCAGCAGGAAGAAGATCTCTGGCCTCGTGCACAGCTCGCAGTAGGCCTCTACAAAGGTTTCCAGGTCAATGTCCTCCCCATACTGGTCTTTGGCCTTCTGGAGCTCCTTGAACTTCAGCTCTATCCGGGACTCCTTCATGCCCGGGTTGAGGCCCCTGATGATCTGGGTGGCCCTGAACAGGTCGATGTGGCCATTCCTCTCCATGTCAGCCAGCTCAAACACCGATCCGATCCAGGAGGTCCTCAGGCTGGGCTGGCTAGGCTCAACCACATCTACCGTGTGCCTCCCGTAGGAGACCAAGTAGCGGAGGCCCATCACCCAGGTGCTGACCACATCAGCTGTGCTGGCCACCAGGTCCAGAGACTCATAGTTGTCCCCGTAGATGATGGAGAAGGCACACTCGTCTGGGAACTGGTCAGACAGGCCATTGCTGCGCAGCACAGGGGTCTTCTTCCCCAG contains the following coding sequences:
- the LOC135554038 gene encoding inactive phospholipase C-like protein 2, translated to MMAGVHASEAVSGHSLNPTIAASPAQDSTQIAGLNNNDATVLLPTGTRAYLDISAAAFAHGHPVYGAEGVYTNGRYMDHGSPRTGSSSRDNSAERSHGGVNTPCGIMKDGTKQRQVRQKKTVSFSSMPNDRKINSTAACMAFMMEGCEMKKVRSNSRMYNRYFLLDPDMHWLRWEPSKKDSEKAKLEIKSIKEVRLGKKTPVLRSNGLSDQFPDECAFSIIYGDNYESLDLVASTADVVSTWVMGLRYLVSYGRHTVDVVEPSQPSLRTSWIGSVFELADMERNGHIDLFRATQIIRGLNPGMKESRIELKFKELQKAKDQYGEDIDLETFVEAYCELCTRPEIFFLLVQFSSNKEYLDSKDLMLFVEVEQGMEGVTEDMCRGIVQKYEPSAEGREKASLSIDGFTHYLLSSECHIFDPQHKRVCQDMSQPLSHYYINSSHNASLLEDHFWGSSDISSYIRALKMGCRSLEVIVWDGPDNEPVVYVGNSVASQLALCKVLDIINQYAFESSEYPLILCLVTHCCIPQQRVMAQHMKKILGDKLYLDSPSSEDHYLPSPEELKGKILLKGKRLPPNYPESEGEVTDEEEGLEMSTRVGADDKDHLNGLGCKRLGLCKELSDLVSLCKSVQFRDFDISKRDQKYWEMCSFNEVDANKFANEFPEDFVCYNKRFLSRVYPTPMRIDASNMNPQDFWKCGCQIVAMNYQTPGLMMDLNLGWFRQNGNCGYVLRPAIMREEVSYFSANARESLPGVSAQLLHIKVISGQNLPKPRGSAAKGDVVEPYIYAEIHGIPADCAEQRTKTVSQNGDNPVFDESFEFQINLPELAVLRFVVLDDDYIGDEFIGQYTIPFECLQPGYRHVPLQSLTGEFLPNCTLFVHVAITNRRGGGKAHKRGLSVRKGKKTREYTSSKTTGIKVVDELFRASTQPLREATDLRENVQNAMVSFKELCGLTPAANMKQCILTVSTWLMNSERALRVTVDLSQAYPTMEAQGPVPELLRKVLNAYDMMIQTSRTLIESADVVYSKLTQAQRAGLDFHVDLHRIGAKEGLKGRKLHKAMESYAWNITVLKGQADLLKHAKSEALDTLRQIHCATQSCGLSKNGATSPQLQHHPLQAQAPYQAQPHHPPQPHHLQPQAQTQPQAQPLSQHLAEPQAEAQPQLQAQLHTQPHPLSQRPLLPPLPPQPPQYRAAGSHDAISENETASDGSC